The Chitinophaga flava genome has a segment encoding these proteins:
- a CDS encoding TolC family protein: MRRAIYLIISCTMGIPFMSRAQTTLTLPGALHAARTNNPFLKPASLNTAIAQSDVITAGLRPNPVLNNQTLQLMNSRNFAPNTRFYDKENRQTWWQLTKQFQLSGQRRLKQQFATGNVTVAEKTFADVERNILTETGNKWLDVWYNKVNLQLIREAKVNIDSLVKTQEIRLRNQVISSSELARTQLLLQQYQLQYNNAAQSYRNELQNLQLLTGQADSIAIDERDPVISLEMTQELDSLVSLSLVQRPDVQQAQATISAAKSNISLQKALAKPTPELGFIYNPQNTIPYFGVFATIDLPVFSRNQGEIRKSKIVLQQSEQSLSALQKQVSTEVQATWHTYQVNRETVDKYKSILPQAETILQSVKYAYTKGGTTIIDFLEAQRTWFETQKMYYDALYNYRKSYLQLLQVTGLINQL; this comes from the coding sequence ATGCGTAGAGCCATTTATCTGATTATTTCTTGTACGATGGGCATCCCCTTTATGTCAAGGGCCCAGACTACTTTAACCTTGCCAGGAGCGCTTCATGCCGCCAGAACCAACAACCCTTTTCTTAAACCTGCCAGTCTGAATACTGCTATCGCGCAGAGCGATGTCATTACTGCGGGGTTAAGACCTAATCCGGTGTTGAACAACCAGACCCTTCAGCTGATGAACTCGCGGAACTTTGCTCCCAACACCCGGTTTTACGATAAAGAAAACCGGCAAACCTGGTGGCAGCTGACCAAACAGTTTCAATTATCGGGTCAGCGGAGACTGAAACAACAGTTCGCAACCGGTAATGTAACCGTCGCTGAAAAAACCTTCGCCGACGTGGAAAGGAACATCCTCACCGAAACAGGCAACAAATGGCTGGATGTATGGTATAATAAAGTCAACCTGCAACTGATCCGCGAAGCAAAAGTGAACATTGACAGCCTGGTAAAAACCCAGGAAATACGCCTGAGAAACCAGGTGATCAGCAGCAGTGAGCTGGCACGTACACAGCTCCTCCTGCAACAGTACCAGCTGCAATACAACAACGCAGCCCAGAGCTATCGTAATGAACTGCAAAACCTGCAACTGCTCACCGGCCAAGCCGACAGCATCGCCATCGACGAACGGGACCCTGTTATATCCCTGGAGATGACGCAGGAACTGGACAGCCTCGTAAGTCTTTCGCTGGTACAGCGTCCCGATGTACAACAGGCTCAGGCCACCATCAGCGCTGCAAAAAGCAATATATCCCTGCAAAAAGCCCTGGCCAAACCAACGCCGGAGCTGGGATTTATCTACAACCCGCAGAACACCATTCCCTATTTCGGTGTTTTCGCCACCATCGACCTGCCGGTATTCAGCCGCAACCAGGGCGAGATCCGGAAATCCAAAATAGTACTGCAACAGTCTGAACAGTCATTGTCCGCCCTGCAAAAACAGGTAAGCACCGAAGTACAGGCCACCTGGCATACTTATCAGGTCAACAGGGAAACCGTAGACAAATACAAAAGCATCCTGCCACAGGCAGAAACAATCCTGCAATCTGTAAAGTACGCCTATACGAAAGGCGGCACTACCATCATAGATTTCCTGGAAGCACAACGGACCTGGTTCGAAACCCAGAAAATGTATTACGACGCATTGTACAACTATCGTAAAAGCTACCTGCAGCTACTACAGGTAACCGGATTGATTAATCAACTATAA